The following are encoded together in the Magnetospirillum gryphiswaldense MSR-1 v2 genome:
- the mutY gene encoding A/G-specific adenine glycosylase has translation MSVCDPSALARSLLAWYDRAGRALPWRKKGNERPDPYHVWLSEVMLQQTTVAAVTPYFLRFIERWPTIAQLATAPTDDVMHAWAGLGYYARARNLHACAKMVAQWRGGQFPDDEEALRKLPGVGDYTAAAITAIAFGKRAVVVDGNVERVMARLFAVTEPLPAAKGRLKALAAHLTPDMRPGDYAQAVMDLGATICSPRNPACGICPWMNECQGRRQGIEAQLPAKLAKPERPTRHGIAYWTARKDGAVLIRRRPPQGLLGGMMEIPSTPWRDDTPWDMAELAAHQPVAAQWRPLPGLVRHTFTHFHLELRLVAGKASANATPLGLWVALDKLSDHALPSVMVKVVKHALAKAY, from the coding sequence GACCGGGCCGGACGCGCCTTGCCGTGGCGGAAAAAGGGCAACGAACGCCCCGATCCCTACCATGTCTGGCTGTCGGAAGTGATGTTGCAGCAGACCACGGTGGCGGCGGTGACCCCCTATTTCCTGCGTTTCATTGAGCGCTGGCCGACAATCGCCCAACTGGCCACCGCCCCCACCGACGATGTCATGCATGCCTGGGCCGGCCTGGGCTATTATGCCCGCGCCCGCAACCTGCACGCCTGCGCCAAGATGGTGGCCCAGTGGCGCGGCGGCCAGTTCCCCGATGACGAAGAGGCGTTGCGCAAGCTGCCCGGCGTGGGCGACTACACCGCCGCCGCCATCACCGCCATCGCTTTCGGCAAGCGCGCCGTGGTGGTGGACGGCAACGTCGAACGGGTGATGGCCCGCCTGTTCGCGGTCACCGAGCCGTTGCCGGCGGCCAAGGGGCGATTGAAAGCGCTGGCGGCACACCTGACCCCGGACATGCGCCCGGGCGATTATGCCCAGGCGGTGATGGATCTGGGCGCCACCATCTGTTCACCGCGCAATCCGGCTTGCGGCATCTGCCCGTGGATGAACGAATGCCAGGGCCGCCGTCAGGGCATCGAGGCGCAATTGCCGGCCAAACTGGCCAAGCCGGAGCGCCCGACCCGTCACGGCATCGCCTATTGGACCGCGCGCAAGGACGGCGCCGTGCTGATCCGCCGCCGCCCGCCCCAAGGATTGCTGGGCGGCATGATGGAAATCCCGTCGACGCCGTGGCGCGACGACACCCCGTGGGACATGGCCGAACTGGCCGCCCATCAGCCGGTCGCCGCCCAATGGCGCCCGCTGCCGGGGCTGGTGCGCCACACCTTCACCCATTTTCATCTGGAATTGCGCCTCGTCGCCGGCAAGGCCAGCGCCAACGCCACGCCGCTGGGTCTGTGGGTGGCCTTGGACAAGCTGTCCGACCACGCCTTGCCCAGCGTCATGGTCAAAGTGGTCAAACATGCCCTGGCCAAGGCCTATTGA
- a CDS encoding peptide chain release factor 3, with amino-acid sequence MTSLAQETALRRTFAIISHPDAGKTTLTEKLLMFGGAIQMAGAVRARGEQRRTRSDWMAIEKERGISVSASVMSFEHEGLSYNLLDTPGHEDFSEDTYRTLTAVDSAVMVLDAAKGIETQTLKLFEVCRMRDMPIVTFINKVDREGREPIDLLDEVEKTLALDVVPVTWPIGMGRDLKGVYDLVNDRVIMFDPGRGDHIAEMAVDAPLDSPKLDEAVGAAAAARLRDEVELVRGGYPEFDLESFRAGHMTPVFFGSALKTFGVAELLRGIGRLAPSPLARKTDKRLVEPTEDKVAGFVFKIQANMDPNHRDRIAFFRICSGRFKRGMKVKHVRSGKLMALVNPVFFLAQSRELAEEAFPGDIMGIPNHGQLRIGDTLSEAEDMNFLGIPTFAPEVLRRVRLDDPMKAKQLKKALDDLAEEGVSQVFKPVDGSTWIVGVVGPLQFDVLTTRIESEYGIKAGFEDGGFVTARWVSCDDAKEMDRFALAHKTNMAEDREGAAVYLARNTWQLGRAQQDFPAIRFTATREQH; translated from the coding sequence ATGACTTCACTTGCTCAAGAAACGGCCCTGCGCCGCACCTTCGCCATCATTTCCCACCCCGACGCCGGTAAGACGACGTTGACGGAAAAGCTTTTGATGTTCGGCGGCGCCATTCAGATGGCCGGGGCCGTGCGCGCGCGCGGCGAACAGCGGCGTACCCGCTCGGACTGGATGGCCATCGAGAAAGAGCGCGGCATCTCGGTGTCGGCCTCGGTGATGAGCTTCGAGCACGAGGGATTGTCCTATAATCTGCTGGACACGCCCGGCCACGAAGACTTTTCCGAGGATACTTACCGCACCCTGACCGCCGTCGATTCGGCGGTTATGGTGCTGGACGCGGCCAAGGGCATCGAAACCCAGACCTTGAAGCTGTTCGAAGTCTGCCGCATGCGCGACATGCCCATCGTCACCTTCATCAACAAGGTGGACCGCGAGGGGCGCGAGCCCATCGACCTGCTGGACGAGGTGGAAAAGACCCTGGCCCTCGACGTGGTGCCGGTGACCTGGCCCATCGGCATGGGCCGCGACTTGAAGGGCGTCTATGATCTGGTCAACGACCGCGTCATCATGTTCGACCCCGGTCGCGGCGATCACATCGCCGAGATGGCGGTGGACGCCCCCCTGGACAGCCCCAAGCTGGACGAAGCGGTGGGGGCCGCCGCCGCCGCCCGCCTGCGCGACGAGGTGGAACTGGTCCGGGGCGGCTATCCCGAATTCGATCTGGAAAGTTTCCGCGCCGGGCACATGACCCCGGTGTTCTTCGGCTCGGCCTTGAAGACCTTTGGCGTCGCCGAATTGCTGCGCGGCATCGGCCGGTTGGCGCCCAGCCCGCTGGCGCGCAAGACCGACAAGCGGCTGGTGGAGCCGACCGAGGACAAGGTGGCCGGCTTCGTCTTCAAGATCCAAGCCAACATGGACCCCAACCACCGCGACCGCATCGCCTTTTTCCGCATCTGTTCGGGCCGCTTCAAGCGCGGCATGAAGGTCAAGCATGTGCGTTCGGGCAAGTTGATGGCTTTGGTCAACCCAGTGTTCTTCCTGGCGCAAAGTCGTGAACTGGCGGAAGAGGCCTTCCCCGGCGACATCATGGGCATCCCCAACCACGGCCAGTTGCGCATCGGCGACACCCTGTCGGAAGCCGAGGACATGAACTTCCTGGGCATTCCCACCTTCGCCCCGGAAGTGCTGCGCCGCGTCCGCCTGGATGACCCGATGAAGGCCAAGCAATTGAAGAAGGCCCTGGACGATCTGGCGGAAGAGGGGGTTTCCCAGGTGTTCAAGCCCGTCGACGGCTCGACCTGGATCGTCGGCGTCGTCGGGCCGTTGCAGTTCGACGTGTTGACCACCCGCATCGAATCCGAATACGGCATCAAGGCCGGGTTCGAGGATGGCGGTTTCGTCACCGCCCGCTGGGTCAGTTGCGACGATGCCAAGGAAATGGACCGTTTCGCCCTGGCCCACAAGACCAACATGGCCGAGGACCGCGAAGGCGCCGCCGTCTATCTGGCCCGCAACACCTGGCAATTGGGTCGGGCGCAGCAGGATTTCCCCGCCATCCGCTTCACCGCCACGCGCGAGCAACATTGA